Part of the Pyrobaculum calidifontis JCM 11548 genome, AGCGGGTCTTTGACCAAATTCTCTCAGAGCACCCCCAGATGGAGATCCTCGCGCTATCCCCCGCCTATGGCCTCATGGAGTATGTGCTAGGCGTGGCTTACCCAGGCGGCGGCGTATTGGAAGATAAATACCCCATACCGCCTCCCGGCACCCCCCACGGCCTCTACCTGCTCTACTTGGCCCTCGCTTCAGTGCTCTTAGCCTATGTCTGGCGTCGCAGTTAGAACAAACTCCTTATCCTACGCCGTGGGTGATGTAGTGATTTTAAAAAATGTAAGTCTCGAAGTGGACCGGGGGGCCTTTGTAGTAATCACAGGGCCAAATGGCTCTGGGAAAACCACGTTTTTCCGCTGTCTTTTACGCATACTCCCCTGTAGAGGCGATGTGGAGATAGAGGGGGCAGATCCTGCGATCAACCCGGCAGTGAAGCGGCGGATTGGGTATGTGCCCCAGCTTTTGACTTTTCCTAAGCTAAAGGTGAGAGAAGTCGTCGAGCTACACCTACGGCTGACGAACGCTGAGGCGAATTGGGTAGAGGTGTTAGAAATGGTGAGCCTTGCGGAGTTGTGGAATAGGGAGGTACAACGGCTTTCAGGGGGCGAGAGGCAGAGGTTGGCCCTGGCGCTGGCCTTAAGCCACAGCCCTTCAATACTCGTATTAGACGAGCCTTTCAGCAACTTAGACAAGACGTGGAGGGCGTGGGCTGTGGAACAACTGAGAAGGCTCAAAGGCGGTGTCACAGTCCTTATCGCAGTACATGGCGGTGACGAAGTGGCGGAGCTGGCAGACGCCGTCGTGGAAATGGAGGGAGGTGAGGTGAAGAGGATATGGTGATTTTACTCTACACGCTTCGGCAGTGGCTCTGGCACAGATGGGTGGTGGCTTATGCCGTGGCGCTCGCCTCAGTCTCCATATTTGTCATGTACGGCGCCTTTGTGGGACTGGCGTGGATTCAACCTGAGCTCTACGGCAGAGTGGCCTTGGCGGTGGTCAACGCCTCAATTTTCCTTGTCTCCCTAACCTCGCTCCTCTTGGGCCTCTTAGTATACCAAGATGATCAAGAGGGCATGTTAGAGTGGTTTTTGGCCAGGCCTGTGAGCAAGCGCTCTTATCTACTACAGCGGTGGCTAGGCCTCTCCATTTCCACCGCAATGGCGACCCTCGCCGCCTACTTAGCCTCTTTCATTGTAGTATACGCCGTCTTCGCCGTGTCGCTCCCCCAGCTGTTAATCCTAGGCCTCTCCCTAACCTCGCTCTCTATCTCCCTCCTATCGCTTGGCTTCTCCGTCTCTCTCTACTTCTCAGACAAAGCCGCCGCCATGGGGGCAGGCTTTCTAATATGGCTATACCTCACCTACGTCCACGACCTAGTGTTAATGGTCATAGGCCCCTCTCTCGCCCCTGGAGAGCTCTTTGTGGCATATGTTATAAACCCCATAGGCGCCGCAAGATTCTTAGCCATGTACACCATCGACAGCTCCCTCTCCTTTCTCAACCCCATCACAGCAGTCGAGGTGAAACTTTCTCTCGGCGACTTGGTCTTAGTTTTACCCGCCGCGGCTTTGGCGGCCCCAGCGGCCATATTTATAGTCCTCGCGGTGAGGCAGAGGTAAAGTTTTTAACAGATATATCGGGCGGCCTATGGCCAAGCTGGCCCTCTTCGTGGCGGTGGCCCTCCACATGGTGGGCTTCGGCGCTGTGATCCCAGTCATGCCCACCTTGGTCAAGTCTCTGGGTGGAGATGCTGTGGTGCAGGGGCTTTTGACCTCCGTATTTACCCTCGCCCAGCTCGCCTCTGCGCCTCTGTGGGGCTGGGTGTCCGACAGAGTGGGCAGGCGGGTCATCATCGCCGCCGGCCTCGGCCTAGCGGCCCTGGGTCACGCCGGCCTCTACCTCGCGAGAGACCTCCCCACAGCCTTCGTGGCAAGGGCCATCGCCGGCCTCGGCGGAGGGACGCTTCCAGCAATACAAGCCGCCGTGTTGGAGCTCAGCCGCCCAGAGGAGAGGGCCGCCTCCATGGCCCTATTCGGCATGGCCTTCGGCGTGGGGTTCGTCCTAGGGCCACTAATTGGGGGCGTGGTGGCCGTTCTATCTCCACGGGGCCCATTCCTCACGGCGGCCCTCCTCTCAGCCACGGCTGCGCTGTGGACAGCCGCTGTTTATAGGTCCCCAGCAAGTCCGCCGGTGCCCAAGGCAGGTGGGGGCGGCGGCGAAGTGGTGGTGCTGGTCGCCGCGGCGTTTTTCCTCATGAATATGTCGTTTAGCCAGTTCGAGTCCATCGTGTCCTACTACGGGAGCGACTTGGGCCTAACGCCGGCTTACATAGGCCTCATGATGGCCTTCGCGGGAGTAGCCGCGGGCGGCGCGCAGTGGGCTGTGAGGAGGCTGGAGAGGGGAGGCTCCGTTGGCAGAGGCATATCCGTGGGGCTGGCCGCCATGGCGAGCGGCCTGCTGGCCGTGGCTGTGCCAGCTGTCCCAGCCCTCTTCGTAGGCGTGGCTGTGGCGTCTGCTGGGCAGATCATAGCCTCTGCCTTTATCTCCAAGGCTGTGGCAGAGGGGGCAGAGAAGGTGGGCCTAGCCTTTGGGGTCATGCAGACTGCGGGGTCGCTGGGGAGGCTCGTGGGCCCCGCGGCTGGGGGCTACTTGTACAAGGCGTTGAGCCCCTCGGCGCCCTTCCTCGCCGCCGCGGCGCTGGCTGTCTTAACTCTGGCCCTCTTCGCGTATGGCGTACGTAATTCCCCGGTTGGGACACGCCTTGGCGGCTCTCTTCACGTTTTCCAAGAGGCTCATCGGCACTAGCCCCCTCTCTAAGTCTCCGTCTACTCTAAACTCTGGCCTAACGGCGCTGTACCCGCCCTCAAGGGCGAAGACGGGCCCAACACACAAGCCGCAGCCCGTGCAAAGCCACCTGTCCACTCTCACAATAATCATGTTTGCGTGTGGACGTTGCTTTAAAAGAGTTATTGCTCTTTTACTAGAAATGCCGCTGTGAGGAGGACCAGGGCCACTAGGCCGAGGAGGTGGTCCACGGGGATGTCCCCAACGGTAGCCATGGCGCCCGATATCATGAAGTAGCTCAGCGTTATCTCTCTAGCCGCCAAGGCCACAAAGGCCGCCGTGAGGAGGAGGAACCTCCTGCTCCCCGTTCTCGCATAGGCATTTACTGCCAAGTAGACGGGCAATACCACCAGCACGGCTGTGGCTATGTGGAGGAGGAAGTGGCCGAGGGTTAGGTGGGAGACGTGGGGGCCGGAGAGGGAGAGGGCCACGACGAGGATGGGGATGGCGAGTAGAAGCGCCCACTTCATATGTCTCTCCCCCTGCCGGCCTCGTAGGCGGCGTAGGCGAATATGGCCGTATATATGACGTATAGTGCGAGGATTAGGAGGGCGGCGGCCCCTAGGCCCAGCTGTCTAACTGCGAACTGCCCCGCGGCTCCCAGCGTCAGCATGTGGGGGTCCAGCATGAGGAGGGAGGGGAGGACTGCGCAGTGGAATGGGTTTAGCACTAAGAGGGCGAAGAGCTGGGCGTCTCCCATGGGGGCAAAGAGGCCGGCGAAGGCCACGGCCAGGTCGTAGACTAGGGCCAGGAAGACCCAGGCGGCTAGGGCAGACATGTAGGCATACCCCCTGCCCCTGGCGCTGAAGGCAGCCAGCGTCCCCAGCTGAGACCCAAGGAGGGCCGTGGCAAAGACCGCAGCGGCCGCGATGTGCCACAGCTCAGGCCTGAGGACGTAGTAGGGGGCCGTGGAGGCGAAGCCCACAACAACGCCGTAGAGAGTATTTACGTAGAGGCGCCAAGCCGCGTAGCGCCTTCTGCCCCACTTGGAGAGGTAGAAATAGACGGCGCCCTCTCTATCGTTTACAACCCCCGCCACCGCGACGAAGATGGAGAGGAGGAAGACCAGCAGAGAGAGTATGTTCACCGCGGATATTGCTGCGGCAAAGGCGTAGCCAAGCGACGCCGCCGCCACGCTCGCCGCCCACACCACCGCCATTAGGGCAAGCCCAACGGGGCTGAAGACGTCCCGCTTAAGCAGATACATCATAGCCAACCACTGGCACTGCGCCGCCGGGCCTGGCGCACAGCTCCCCGCCGCACCTCTCTAAGTACAACGCCCTCACCGCCTCGGCCTTTGCCACAGCCTTCACCCTCCCCTCCTCTAGAACCACCACGTCTGGGCCGAGGGGGAGGAAGGGGAGGGGGTCGTGAGTCGCCACCATGAACTTCCTGCCAGATAAAAGCTCCACAAGCCTCAGCCTCCACCTGGCGTCTAGAGAGGAGAGGGGCTCGTCTAAGAGGAGGCGGCGGTCTGTGGAAAAGGCCAGAGAGAGGACGACCCTGTAGGCCATCCCCGTGCTCAACTCCTCCACTCTCTTCCCCAGGAAGGGCCCCACGTCGAAGAAGTCCACGAACTCCACCCCCAGCATCTTCGAGATGTGGCGCACGTACTCCCCCACGGTGGTGCCAGGCGGCAGTTGGGGTATTGGAGGGACGTAGAGGGCGTCGTCAAACACGTCGCCTTCGCAGAGGTATACCCCCGCCAGACACTTGAGGAGCGTAGACTTGCCGCTGCCGTTGGGGCCTAGGACAATGGCGTTTCCCACCTCCACCTCCACGTCGAGGACAAACCCCCGCATCTTCTTCCGCACTCTCATGCCCGCCTCCGCGCTGCGTATGCTACAATGGGCAGTGCAAAGAGGAGGGCCAACTGCCAGGGGGAGCCGCCGCGGGCGGGGGCCGGGCTTGGGTCAAAGGCCAGGGGCCTCCCAGCCACGCCGTCGATCACAGCCCTGGCCGGAAAGGCGGCAAGCCACCCCAGTGCCCCCTCCGTGGCCGTGAAGAGGTCTGAGAAGGCGCTTACGTAGACGTAAGGGGCAGAGGTGCCGTGGCCCTGCCACATGTTGCCCACGAACCGTGCCTGTGGGAAGTCTTCGCCTATGGCCATGTACACTACCTGCACCACGTTGCCGAGGAGCGAGTTGTTGTAAAACGCGACTCCCGACGAGCCCTTGCCCCTAATCGTCACTCCCACGTAGTTCCCCTCAATGGCGCAGTTGGACACGGCCACGGCGGTGCCGCCCCAGGTCAAGACGTAGAAGCCATGGATGTTGCCCACGGCTCTGCAGTCCTCCACTGCTCCGCCCCTCACCTCGGCTATTAGGAAGCCGTACCCCTCGGACCACTCCCGGTTGTCCACCGCCTCGACCCCCTTTACCGTGGCGTTTGAGGTATACATGACGGCCACGCCCACGTAGCTGTCTCTAACGACGCCGTTGGCCACCGAGACGCCGTCGCTGAACATTATATGCACGCCGTATCTACAAGAGGCGAGGGAGAAGTTGCCTATGCGGAGGGCAGAGCTGTACTCGGCGTAGATGCAGTCGTGGAAGTAGCCCCCCACAGCCGCGTTGACAGTGACGTTTCTACTCCCAAAAACGTAGAAGCCGAGGCCGCGGCGGTAGACCGGGAGAGAGGGGTCTCCCCACATCTCCAGCCTGCCTATGTAGACGTCTGTGGAGTTGAAGATGAGCAAGCCGTTGACGCAGTGTACCCGCGCCGCCTCCACGGCAACCCGCTCGCCGATCACCACGACGCAGCCCACCGTGGGCTTAACCTTGTAAGCCGTCATCTCCCTCGGGAGGGCCACTTCGCCCCCGCCTCCGCGTACCTCTAAGACGCCTATTTTCACGTCGCTGGCGTTTATCACCACCCTCTCCCCAGACACATAGTCATAGAAGCCGGGCTTGTCCACTACCACCACCTGCGCCGCGGCGCTAGCAACCGCGATACCAATTAGGATCAACAGACCACGCAGCCCCATAGTCAAACTTCTCCACGAGACATTTAAAGTCCACCACGCCCCTCACCTCGCCGGGAGGCGGCGGGGAGTAGTTCTGCGGCCCGTCCAGCGTCTCTATGCGCCACGGCCCCTTCACCACGCCCCTCCGGTAAGCCTCCACGTTGTCGGGCGAGACAGCCACAATCCCCGTCTGCATAGCCGTAAACTCACCCGTCGCCAAATACACGGCATCCTCCCCCCTGATCCAGCCCCCGTCCACTCTATCGCGCACACAGACCTCCAACACCTCGCCGCCCTGCCTCTCCACCTCCCTATACCAAACAGCCATACAGCCTAAATCGTCAAAGAAGTACCACCTCTCCACCCCCCTCACCCTGGCCCTCATCGCCGCAGAAGAGGGCGGGTAGTCCACCACCATCTTACACACCGGGCACTCCTCTCTCCCGTAGACAAGCCGCACCTCCCCACACCGCCTAACACCCCCCGCACTCCCGCCACCCGCCCCACCCCAGCGCCACCAAAACGCCGCCAAAACCGCGCCGAGAGACGCCCCAGCCACCGCCGCGAGAAACCTCCTCCGAGAGACCATGAGGCGAAAGGCGCCGGGGCTTATAAACCTAGTGGAACAACCCGCCGAGAGAAAGCGGCGGGGCGTACCAGGGCAAAGAAAGGGCGTGGAAAGAGGAGGTTTCAGCCCGCAGATGGGCTAGCCGCCGTGGCTGGGCATCATTCCGCCGCTTCTGCACCAATTGGGCCGCGGCATGCCGGTCTTCTGCATCACCTCTTTGTATAATTGTAACATCTGGTCGTAGGCGTACACCGTGGTGTTGTACTTAGCCGCGGTGTCTTTATCGGCGAAGGCGAACACGCAGTCGCCCATGGGGGTCTTCAGGTTCTGCATAATGACGTAGTAGGCCCTCTTGGCGTCAATATAAAGCGGCACGCCGGCCTTAGCGCTCTCGTAGTCGGGAACCATGACGGACACCACGTCGCCCAGCGCCTGTCTCACCTCCGCTGTAGACAGCCCTGTGACGTTCGTGATACGCCTAATGAAGGGCCACTTCTCCACAGGCATCAACGCCATTCTAAATATGCAACCTATGTCGTCGGTCTTAGCCGTCTTCCCCGTGGAGAAGGTTACTATGGCTGAGACGCCCATCTTCTCAGCCTCGGAGACGTCCATCCCGCAGAGAATACACCGATGCGCAAAGGTGCCGTTAGTAAACATCTCCTCTAGCGCATTCCGCTTAACAACTGCCTGGGTGACGGTCTGAGTAACAGTCCGCTCGACGGTCTGAGTCACTGTAGCCGTTGGGGCAGTGGACACGCCTGCGAAATACGCCGCAAGGCCCACCACCACTGCGACCACCAGTGGGACAAGGTAGTTCGCCTTAGCCATAGGCCTCCGGCTTTCTCCTCATTTATTCTTTGTGGTACAGTTCGGCGGAGGGCCTCAAGAGTGTTGTACTACAACGCCGGCGTCAAGCCGTCTTCCTCTTCTCCAGCTTGTACCAAAGCTCGTGCATCTCCCAGCGGTAGCCAAGCCGCTCGGCGGCTCTCAGCGCCTCCTCCCGCCGCGCCCTAAGTTCCTCTGGGCTGTGGGGGTTGTACCTCATAGCCGCGGCCTCTGTCCAGTCGTAAAACAAGACCAGTCTCCTGGCAACGCGCTGGGCCTCCCTCAGTGCCGCCTCGACATCGGAGAAGTGGTGAAGAGCCATTAAAGACACTACGGAGTGGAATTCCCCATTGCCGAAGGGCAACTCCTCAGCTCTGCCAAAGACAGCTCTCAAAACCCCCACCTCCACCAAGTCCCGAAAGCGTCTCTTGGCGGCGCCAAGCGCCGAGGGGTCCACGTCCACTGTCACAATCCTCCCCACCCCCCGCCTAACTAAGTACTCGAGCAGAACGCCGAAGCCAGTGCCCACGTCCAACACGCTGTCCCCCAAATCGTAGCGGTCCAAGTCGCGGAAAACCTCCTCAATCACGCCGCCGCCCAAGCTCAACTTTTTAACCCTTATGCCCCCAGACGCGTCACCACTGCCCGGTGCCACGTACAAGCCAGCCACTCTATCGCTCTAGCGCGGTGCTTCAACTGCGGAGGAGTTGTGGCCGCGGATACACCGCTGGTCTAAAGGCGCAATATGCCTTGGCGATTGCTACTTGAGGTTCAAGAAGGCGAGGGCCAGCACGAGGAAGGCGTAGGCCAGGGCGATGAATCCCACGTTTACGACAAAGAGAG contains:
- a CDS encoding ATP-binding cassette domain-containing protein, whose amino-acid sequence is MGDVVILKNVSLEVDRGAFVVITGPNGSGKTTFFRCLLRILPCRGDVEIEGADPAINPAVKRRIGYVPQLLTFPKLKVREVVELHLRLTNAEANWVEVLEMVSLAELWNREVQRLSGGERQRLALALALSHSPSILVLDEPFSNLDKTWRAWAVEQLRRLKGGVTVLIAVHGGDEVAELADAVVEMEGGEVKRIW
- a CDS encoding ABC transporter permease subunit, producing the protein MVILLYTLRQWLWHRWVVAYAVALASVSIFVMYGAFVGLAWIQPELYGRVALAVVNASIFLVSLTSLLLGLLVYQDDQEGMLEWFLARPVSKRSYLLQRWLGLSISTAMATLAAYLASFIVVYAVFAVSLPQLLILGLSLTSLSISLLSLGFSVSLYFSDKAAAMGAGFLIWLYLTYVHDLVLMVIGPSLAPGELFVAYVINPIGAARFLAMYTIDSSLSFLNPITAVEVKLSLGDLVLVLPAAALAAPAAIFIVLAVRQR
- a CDS encoding MFS transporter; amino-acid sequence: MAKLALFVAVALHMVGFGAVIPVMPTLVKSLGGDAVVQGLLTSVFTLAQLASAPLWGWVSDRVGRRVIIAAGLGLAALGHAGLYLARDLPTAFVARAIAGLGGGTLPAIQAAVLELSRPEERAASMALFGMAFGVGFVLGPLIGGVVAVLSPRGPFLTAALLSATAALWTAAVYRSPASPPVPKAGGGGGEVVVLVAAAFFLMNMSFSQFESIVSYYGSDLGLTPAYIGLMMAFAGVAAGGAQWAVRRLERGGSVGRGISVGLAAMASGLLAVAVPAVPALFVGVAVASAGQIIASAFISKAVAEGAEKVGLAFGVMQTAGSLGRLVGPAAGGYLYKALSPSAPFLAAAALAVLTLALFAYGVRNSPVGTRLGGSLHVFQEAHRH
- a CDS encoding ferredoxin, with translation MIIVRVDRWLCTGCGLCVGPVFALEGGYSAVRPEFRVDGDLERGLVPMSLLENVKRAAKACPNRGITYAIREEGQS
- a CDS encoding ABC transporter ATP-binding protein, which encodes MRVRKKMRGFVLDVEVEVGNAIVLGPNGSGKSTLLKCLAGVYLCEGDVFDDALYVPPIPQLPPGTTVGEYVRHISKMLGVEFVDFFDVGPFLGKRVEELSTGMAYRVVLSLAFSTDRRLLLDEPLSSLDARWRLRLVELLSGRKFMVATHDPLPFLPLGPDVVVLEEGRVKAVAKAEAVRALYLERCGGELCARPGGAVPVVGYDVSA
- a CDS encoding right-handed parallel beta-helix repeat-containing protein yields the protein MGLRGLLILIGIAVASAAAQVVVVDKPGFYDYVSGERVVINASDVKIGVLEVRGGGGEVALPREMTAYKVKPTVGCVVVIGERVAVEAARVHCVNGLLIFNSTDVYIGRLEMWGDPSLPVYRRGLGFYVFGSRNVTVNAAVGGYFHDCIYAEYSSALRIGNFSLASCRYGVHIMFSDGVSVANGVVRDSYVGVAVMYTSNATVKGVEAVDNREWSEGYGFLIAEVRGGAVEDCRAVGNIHGFYVLTWGGTAVAVSNCAIEGNYVGVTIRGKGSSGVAFYNNSLLGNVVQVVYMAIGEDFPQARFVGNMWQGHGTSAPYVYVSAFSDLFTATEGALGWLAAFPARAVIDGVAGRPLAFDPSPAPARGGSPWQLALLFALPIVAYAARRRA
- a CDS encoding nitrous oxide reductase accessory protein NosL yields the protein MAKANYLVPLVVAVVVGLAAYFAGVSTAPTATVTQTVERTVTQTVTQAVVKRNALEEMFTNGTFAHRCILCGMDVSEAEKMGVSAIVTFSTGKTAKTDDIGCIFRMALMPVEKWPFIRRITNVTGLSTAEVRQALGDVVSVMVPDYESAKAGVPLYIDAKRAYYVIMQNLKTPMGDCVFAFADKDTAAKYNTTVYAYDQMLQLYKEVMQKTGMPRPNWCRSGGMMPSHGG
- a CDS encoding class I SAM-dependent methyltransferase, with protein sequence MIEEVFRDLDRYDLGDSVLDVGTGFGVLLEYLVRRGVGRIVTVDVDPSALGAAKRRFRDLVEVGVLRAVFGRAEELPFGNGEFHSVVSLMALHHFSDVEAALREAQRVARRLVLFYDWTEAAAMRYNPHSPEELRARREEALRAAERLGYRWEMHELWYKLEKRKTA